The proteins below come from a single Cupriavidus sp. WKF15 genomic window:
- a CDS encoding amidase family protein — MSNIHQTRSDLCDLSLAAAAQAIATGTLSATDYATALLQNARLHVDLKAFITLDEDYVLEAAHKADLERQAGIMRGLLHGVPIAVKDSINTQDLPTSIGTSVLANFRPAEDAVVVKAMRSAGAIVFGKSNLVEMSYGLTGLNAHYGQVKNPYDLERITGGSSSGAGAAVAARIVPAALGGDTVGSIRVPSSLCGVVGFRPSTGRWPAAGVAPISDTLDTAGPMARTVEDCAILDAIATGEVWHPRAPAAGLKGLRFGYAPKQHLDLVDSDVESCFSRALAALKEAGAEIVEVDMGADFHALAFKANWPIFARETRPSVTGFLAVHGTAATFEEIYEGLGTGIKSVWANSVLLDAPGSVSVQDYYASVNLHRPALQQRFAQVYREYWLDGLIFPTTPTVAPPIASHAQFDVAGHAANRITLARNTFPGSCAGLPGISIPIGLSPAGLPIGMEIDGTRNGDVALLEAAARIFGVLGPIAAPNPA; from the coding sequence ATGAGCAACATTCATCAAACTCGGTCCGATTTGTGCGACCTGTCGCTTGCTGCAGCCGCTCAGGCAATAGCGACAGGTACGCTCTCCGCTACCGACTACGCCACTGCGCTGCTCCAGAATGCGCGCCTTCATGTTGACCTGAAAGCGTTCATCACGCTGGATGAGGACTACGTTCTGGAAGCTGCCCACAAGGCGGACCTGGAACGCCAGGCCGGCATTATGCGCGGACTACTGCACGGCGTACCCATTGCCGTCAAAGACAGCATCAATACTCAAGACCTGCCGACATCTATTGGCACGAGCGTGCTTGCAAATTTTAGGCCGGCAGAGGACGCCGTAGTCGTCAAGGCGATGCGCAGCGCCGGTGCCATTGTCTTTGGCAAAAGTAACCTCGTCGAGATGTCCTATGGGCTCACGGGACTGAATGCACACTACGGGCAAGTGAAGAACCCATATGACCTCGAACGTATAACGGGGGGCTCATCAAGTGGCGCAGGGGCTGCGGTCGCCGCTCGTATTGTTCCTGCAGCGTTGGGTGGCGACACTGTCGGCTCGATTCGTGTGCCATCTTCGTTGTGTGGCGTGGTCGGCTTTCGGCCGTCAACGGGCCGTTGGCCGGCAGCAGGTGTTGCGCCGATCTCCGACACTCTCGACACCGCCGGACCAATGGCCAGAACGGTCGAGGACTGCGCGATCTTGGACGCGATTGCCACTGGCGAGGTGTGGCACCCCCGCGCGCCCGCCGCAGGGCTCAAAGGGCTCCGATTCGGCTATGCGCCGAAACAGCATCTCGATCTTGTCGATTCGGATGTCGAGTCGTGCTTTTCGAGAGCGCTTGCTGCGCTGAAGGAAGCTGGAGCAGAGATTGTTGAAGTTGACATGGGTGCAGACTTTCATGCACTGGCATTCAAGGCGAACTGGCCGATCTTTGCCCGAGAAACGCGCCCGTCCGTCACGGGTTTCCTCGCGGTGCACGGTACTGCGGCAACATTCGAGGAAATCTATGAGGGCCTAGGTACCGGTATCAAATCTGTCTGGGCCAATAGTGTCCTGCTCGATGCACCGGGCTCTGTTTCAGTGCAAGACTACTACGCTTCGGTGAATCTTCATCGTCCAGCGTTGCAACAACGCTTTGCACAAGTCTACCGCGAGTACTGGCTTGATGGCTTGATTTTTCCGACCACGCCAACCGTCGCACCGCCGATCGCCTCGCACGCACAGTTTGACGTGGCTGGCCATGCCGCAAACCGCATCACGCTTGCACGGAACACGTTTCCTGGCAGTTGCGCCGGCTTGCCCGGGATCTCAATTCCGATTGGTCTTTCACCGGCAGGCCTCCCTATCGGCATGGAGATCGATGGGACACGGAACGGCGACGTGGCGCTGCTGGAAGCGGCCGCCCGGATATTCGGTGTCCTCGGGCCTATCGCGGCTCCCAATCCTGCTTGA
- a CDS encoding helix-turn-helix domain-containing protein: MELSEVASDATDGVSIRRGITEIKKDPRDHFVFYLLMDGRVELTQYERQTSGQAGDLLLYDQAMPFSLNLYQHHSILVSIPRELLASRLPDAADFAARRIAGTSQLGALVSDSLQRMAKLDASGTAIVEHRLATSLLDLVSAALEAELADERALRTPHRGLMSQVQRYIIAHIQEADLDIDRISAAHHISPRTLNRLFAAEGTTPIRWLWKMRLSTSYRTLSEGHVTSVTEVAFRLGFSDASHFSRAFKREFGVLPYEVLRRSRSRAQ; encoded by the coding sequence TTGGAACTCAGTGAGGTGGCGTCCGATGCAACCGATGGCGTATCCATACGCCGTGGGATTACGGAGATCAAAAAGGACCCACGTGACCACTTCGTGTTCTATCTCCTCATGGACGGCCGTGTCGAACTGACGCAGTACGAGCGCCAAACCAGTGGGCAAGCAGGTGACCTGCTCCTGTACGACCAAGCGATGCCATTCTCGTTGAATCTATACCAGCATCATTCGATCTTGGTAAGCATTCCGCGAGAGTTGCTCGCTTCCAGATTACCGGACGCTGCGGATTTCGCTGCGCGCCGGATAGCTGGGACATCGCAACTCGGCGCACTGGTTAGTGACTCGCTACAACGGATGGCAAAGCTTGATGCCTCAGGCACTGCCATCGTAGAGCATCGATTGGCGACGTCGTTGCTGGATCTTGTTTCCGCGGCTTTGGAAGCAGAGCTTGCAGATGAGCGGGCGTTGCGCACGCCGCATCGCGGGCTCATGTCTCAAGTGCAACGCTATATCATCGCACACATTCAGGAGGCGGATCTCGACATCGATCGCATTTCCGCCGCTCACCATATCTCCCCGCGGACTTTGAATCGCCTCTTCGCTGCAGAAGGGACGACACCGATTCGGTGGCTGTGGAAGATGCGTCTTTCCACCAGCTACCGGACCTTGTCGGAAGGTCATGTGACAAGCGTTACTGAGGTAGCGTTCCGGCTGGGATTCAGCGATGCGTCGCATTTTAGCCGTGCGTTCAAGCGAGAGTTCGGTGTGCTGCCATATGAAGTCTTGCGCAGATCACGATCCAGGGCGCAATAG
- a CDS encoding MaoC/PaaZ C-terminal domain-containing protein translates to MGYIEDFKVGDSWVGTTLTLSLENIVSFGLKFDPQPFHTDPAVAQKSPFGGIVASGWQLAAIASRLCPDIPIVPDNPLTSIGIDELRWFKPVRVGDTVTTMHQVIDVDRAPNLPEMGIVRVRIDMKNQHGELVMRLVGPNMLPSRATVAGETVG, encoded by the coding sequence ATGGGCTATATTGAGGATTTCAAAGTGGGTGACTCGTGGGTTGGCACGACACTGACGCTGTCGTTAGAGAACATTGTCAGCTTCGGCCTTAAATTCGATCCACAGCCGTTCCATACCGATCCAGCGGTTGCACAGAAGTCTCCTTTCGGAGGCATTGTCGCAAGCGGTTGGCAGCTTGCCGCGATTGCTTCAAGACTCTGCCCGGATATCCCCATTGTTCCTGACAATCCCTTGACATCGATTGGCATCGATGAGTTGCGTTGGTTCAAGCCTGTGCGGGTGGGTGACACCGTGACTACTATGCACCAGGTCATTGATGTAGACAGGGCCCCGAACCTTCCGGAGATGGGTATCGTGCGCGTCAGGATCGATATGAAGAACCAACATGGCGAGCTCGTCATGCGGCTCGTCGGTCCGAATATGCTGCCCTCTAGGGCCACCGTAGCCGGGGAAACCGTCGGATAG
- a CDS encoding enoyl-CoA hydratase/isomerase family protein, with translation MVLKVDYVDAGVAVITFDNPPVNSLSSKQRALFSEALQRIAERHDIKVVVVTGGALPFCGGAEIRECNTPAQIQAPMMHDLVEICDAYEKCIVAAIDGYALGAGLELALAMHYRIATPDARLALPEVNFGFLPRAGGTQRLPRLIAMEKAARMMLTGAAVTGHEAEELGLVDEVVQGDVVDGARRFSRRFIELGVPPRRTRDLPVKVDSVHVQELFAGLRADVLRTFPEDNGRQFMIDCCEATTKLTFEEGLRVERERYLNLMLLRRIGGMAVDPFVVSDLSSLDLG, from the coding sequence ATGGTTTTGAAGGTCGACTATGTTGACGCCGGTGTGGCTGTCATCACGTTTGACAACCCACCAGTAAATAGTCTGTCGAGCAAGCAAAGGGCCTTGTTCTCCGAAGCGCTCCAGCGAATCGCGGAACGCCACGATATCAAAGTGGTCGTGGTAACCGGTGGCGCTTTGCCATTCTGTGGGGGCGCGGAGATCCGGGAATGCAACACCCCTGCGCAAATACAGGCACCGATGATGCATGACCTTGTTGAGATCTGCGACGCATACGAGAAGTGCATTGTTGCGGCGATCGATGGATACGCCCTTGGTGCGGGCCTTGAATTGGCGCTTGCAATGCACTACCGCATTGCGACACCGGACGCCAGGTTGGCACTCCCAGAAGTGAATTTCGGCTTTTTGCCACGGGCTGGAGGTACGCAGCGTCTGCCAAGGTTGATCGCGATGGAGAAGGCAGCTCGCATGATGCTTACCGGGGCCGCTGTCACAGGGCATGAAGCGGAGGAATTGGGCCTAGTCGACGAAGTGGTACAAGGCGATGTAGTTGATGGCGCGCGAAGGTTTTCCCGGCGCTTTATTGAACTGGGAGTTCCCCCACGCCGGACAAGAGACCTGCCCGTGAAGGTTGATAGCGTGCACGTCCAGGAACTGTTTGCGGGACTGCGTGCCGATGTCCTCCGGACGTTTCCGGAGGATAACGGGAGGCAATTCATGATCGATTGCTGTGAGGCGACAACAAAGCTCACCTTCGAAGAAGGCCTGCGAGTCGAACGGGAGCGATACCTCAATTTGATGCTGCTACGCAGGATCGGGGGAATGGCAGTGGATCCCTTCGTAGTCTCGGATCTGAGCAGCCTTGATCTCGGCTAG
- a CDS encoding MFS transporter — translation MFGWYKKVSQREQRTFWACFAGWALDAMDGQLYAVAIPTLIGIWGLTTGEAGILSTVALISSACGGWLAGLLSDRFGRVRVLQATILWFSFFTLLSGLTNSYEQLLVVRTLQGFGFGGEWAAGAVLMGEVIQAKYRGKAVGLVQGGWSVGYGAAVVLYSVIFSLVPAAIGWRVLFFIGVLPAFLVFAVRRYVEEPDVYIATRKAIAAGAAPARARELFSTQHLRTTVLASLLATGVLGGNYTILTWLPTYLKLTHGLSVSNTGIYLLVNICGSFLGYMVSSNLSDKFGRRPTFVVFAILSTITVLAYMYLPLESFSLMALGAVLGFSQSGCLGGMGAFFTELSPSRIRGTAQGFKYNVGRGIGGLCPALAGLLSTQIGLGEAIAVLAAGAYAMVVIVTVSLPETRGKELQVYS, via the coding sequence ATGTTTGGCTGGTATAAAAAGGTCAGTCAGCGGGAGCAGCGTACCTTCTGGGCGTGCTTTGCTGGTTGGGCGCTAGACGCAATGGATGGGCAGTTGTACGCCGTAGCAATTCCCACGCTGATTGGCATTTGGGGACTGACCACCGGTGAGGCCGGAATTCTGTCGACCGTCGCACTGATTAGCTCAGCATGCGGTGGCTGGCTGGCGGGATTGCTCTCCGATCGCTTTGGACGCGTCCGCGTGCTACAGGCGACGATTCTTTGGTTCTCCTTCTTCACATTGCTAAGCGGTTTGACGAACTCGTACGAGCAACTCTTGGTTGTCCGCACCCTGCAGGGCTTCGGGTTCGGTGGCGAGTGGGCGGCCGGCGCGGTATTGATGGGGGAGGTGATTCAAGCGAAGTACAGAGGCAAGGCTGTCGGCTTAGTTCAGGGCGGATGGTCTGTTGGCTATGGCGCCGCAGTGGTCCTCTACAGCGTCATCTTCTCTCTTGTTCCAGCCGCCATTGGATGGCGCGTGCTGTTCTTTATCGGCGTGCTTCCGGCCTTCCTGGTCTTTGCGGTGCGCCGTTACGTCGAAGAGCCGGATGTGTACATAGCCACCCGCAAGGCCATTGCGGCAGGAGCGGCACCGGCACGAGCGCGTGAGTTGTTCTCAACGCAACACCTGAGAACCACTGTGCTTGCGTCACTGCTGGCTACGGGCGTACTGGGCGGAAACTATACGATCTTGACGTGGCTACCTACCTATCTCAAGCTGACCCACGGGCTGTCCGTTTCCAACACCGGAATCTATCTGCTTGTAAATATATGCGGATCATTCCTGGGATACATGGTGAGCTCGAATCTGAGTGACAAGTTTGGCAGACGGCCGACATTCGTAGTCTTCGCGATACTGTCTACGATCACCGTGCTTGCCTACATGTATCTGCCGCTTGAGTCGTTCAGCCTGATGGCCCTCGGTGCGGTACTCGGGTTCAGTCAATCCGGATGCTTAGGCGGCATGGGCGCATTCTTCACAGAACTGTCCCCATCGCGCATTCGCGGGACTGCCCAAGGGTTCAAGTACAACGTAGGTCGAGGAATCGGCGGTTTGTGTCCGGCGCTGGCAGGTCTCCTATCGACTCAGATCGGACTTGGCGAAGCCATTGCAGTCTTGGCTGCGGGGGCCTACGCGATGGTGGTCATCGTCACAGTCAGTCTGCCGGAGACACGTGGAAAGGAACTTCAAGTGTACTCATGA
- a CDS encoding iron-containing alcohol dehydrogenase, whose product MERVYFGRPYIEVVLEEVERLGAQRVFLLVSNTLHNKTDEIDKLKAALGEKFAAIYDDIPAHIPRDAVLRGAAVARAADADLIVSVGGGSITDAGKNIALCLEHNITELDQFEPFRLKTDPLTGIVDAPAFRGPSVRQIAVPTTLSGGEFHQSGGSNDPVKHLKQSIRHPLMIPRTVIFDPALTLHTPLGLWLSTGMRSVDHAVESFYSPFGSPFVDGTALQALRILPEALKRTKSNPEDLEARAQAQAGMWLSQMGMWSLVPMGASHGIGHVLAGTAGVPHGHCTCVTLPEILRFNKPVTEAKQKLISEALGDPKREAADLVADLISYLGMPDRLHKVGVTPDKFELIAKNAMLDRWVHSNPRKLTGSEEVLEILNAIA is encoded by the coding sequence ATGGAACGCGTCTACTTCGGGCGCCCATATATTGAGGTCGTGCTTGAGGAGGTGGAGAGGCTGGGCGCCCAGCGAGTATTCCTGCTGGTCAGCAACACGCTGCACAACAAGACTGACGAGATCGACAAGTTGAAGGCCGCCCTGGGAGAGAAGTTCGCGGCAATTTATGACGACATCCCCGCCCACATCCCGCGTGACGCGGTGCTGCGGGGAGCCGCCGTGGCGCGTGCTGCGGATGCGGACTTGATCGTATCCGTTGGCGGCGGTTCTATAACCGACGCGGGCAAAAACATTGCACTCTGCCTAGAGCACAATATTACGGAGCTGGATCAGTTTGAACCGTTCCGGCTCAAGACTGACCCGCTGACCGGTATCGTCGATGCGCCGGCTTTCCGTGGTCCCTCCGTGCGTCAGATCGCTGTGCCCACCACGCTTTCTGGTGGTGAATTTCATCAGAGCGGGGGGTCAAACGATCCAGTGAAGCACCTGAAGCAGAGCATCCGCCACCCACTGATGATTCCACGCACGGTGATTTTCGATCCCGCGTTGACGCTGCACACTCCGCTTGGGCTTTGGTTGTCTACCGGCATGCGTTCTGTCGATCATGCCGTCGAGTCGTTCTACTCTCCTTTCGGAAGTCCTTTTGTAGATGGCACGGCCCTGCAGGCACTGCGTATCCTGCCGGAGGCGCTGAAGCGGACAAAGTCGAACCCGGAGGACCTCGAGGCGCGCGCGCAGGCGCAGGCGGGCATGTGGTTGTCTCAGATGGGTATGTGGTCGCTCGTCCCCATGGGGGCCAGCCATGGAATCGGTCATGTGTTGGCTGGAACGGCAGGCGTTCCGCACGGACATTGTACTTGCGTGACGCTTCCGGAGATCCTGCGCTTCAACAAGCCGGTGACTGAAGCGAAGCAGAAGCTCATCAGCGAGGCGCTCGGTGACCCCAAGCGCGAAGCAGCAGATCTGGTCGCCGACTTGATTAGCTACCTTGGAATGCCGGATCGTCTCCACAAGGTTGGGGTAACTCCTGACAAGTTCGAGCTAATTGCGAAGAACGCTATGCTCGACCGCTGGGTGCATAGCAATCCGCGCAAGCTAACAGGGTCGGAGGAAGTCCTGGAAATCCTGAACGCGATCGCCTGA
- a CDS encoding MaoC/PaaZ C-terminal domain-containing protein, with translation MGPGQKTTDRYLDDLAIGEVWCSKPIPISGDDIRAFDLACGALQGTFVNVAKANQEAEEEIVASGWHLIAIAMREFVRAQTLGTTPIIGMGADEIRWLKPVRPGTTLTFRREIIDLRRSSSKPDRGVVTTKLLAEDQIGDIVLEMKVLTRVPVRA, from the coding sequence ATGGGTCCAGGCCAGAAGACAACGGATCGCTACCTCGATGACCTCGCCATAGGCGAAGTCTGGTGTTCGAAACCCATCCCCATTTCTGGGGACGACATCAGGGCATTCGACCTCGCTTGCGGGGCATTGCAAGGAACCTTCGTCAACGTCGCCAAGGCGAATCAAGAAGCCGAGGAGGAGATCGTTGCGAGCGGCTGGCATCTGATTGCCATCGCCATGCGTGAGTTTGTACGCGCGCAAACGCTGGGGACCACACCAATCATAGGCATGGGCGCGGACGAGATTCGATGGCTAAAGCCCGTGCGCCCGGGTACGACCCTAACGTTCCGGCGCGAAATCATCGACCTACGACGCTCTTCATCGAAGCCAGACCGCGGGGTCGTGACGACAAAACTGCTGGCAGAGGACCAGATCGGCGACATCGTATTGGAAATGAAAGTCTTGACACGAGTGCCGGTACGCGCTTGA
- the gcvA gene encoding transcriptional regulator GcvA, translated as MRLPPLNTFRFFEIAARHRNFTRAAEELHVTHGAVSQQIKALEEAVGKQLFFRRSGEMRLTPEGAELLRYVSEAFSKLNEGIESTRGHSSPRRLTINSHPAFAARWLAPRLHSFSDLYPEMEIRVRTSLTLTNFKTGGIDLAIRFGNGEWPSLVTHKLMDEALFPVCSPTFNRGKVPQSAEEIAASRLLHDERFPWALWFKSIGKTSYVPRREGIAFTDASLLLQSALAGHGIALGRMRLCEDELIRGTLLRLRVDVLPISDAYYVVYPEQHASRSQVGDFMAWLALQLPGRV; from the coding sequence ATGCGTCTACCTCCGCTAAATACGTTTCGCTTCTTTGAGATCGCAGCTCGCCATCGGAACTTCACGCGGGCAGCCGAGGAGCTCCATGTCACGCACGGCGCCGTCAGTCAACAGATCAAAGCGCTGGAAGAAGCCGTCGGCAAGCAGCTTTTTTTTAGACGGTCTGGAGAGATGCGCCTGACTCCTGAGGGAGCCGAGCTTTTGAGGTATGTGTCGGAGGCCTTCTCAAAGCTGAATGAAGGAATCGAGAGCACGCGAGGGCACAGCTCGCCTAGACGGTTGACTATCAACTCGCATCCGGCGTTTGCCGCCCGCTGGCTGGCGCCTCGCCTGCATTCGTTCAGTGATCTCTACCCCGAGATGGAGATCCGTGTCCGGACGTCGCTGACGCTGACCAACTTCAAGACTGGGGGTATCGATCTAGCTATCCGCTTTGGGAACGGCGAATGGCCTAGTCTGGTTACTCACAAGCTGATGGACGAGGCGCTTTTCCCCGTTTGCAGTCCAACCTTCAATCGAGGAAAGGTACCCCAAAGTGCGGAGGAGATTGCGGCCTCAAGGCTGCTTCATGATGAGCGATTTCCGTGGGCTTTGTGGTTCAAATCGATCGGCAAGACATCGTACGTGCCGCGTCGGGAAGGGATAGCGTTCACTGACGCCAGCCTCCTTCTGCAGAGCGCACTGGCAGGCCATGGAATTGCCTTGGGGCGAATGCGGCTTTGTGAAGATGAGTTGATCCGGGGAACGTTGCTCAGATTGCGAGTGGACGTCCTGCCCATAAGTGACGCGTACTACGTCGTGTACCCGGAGCAGCATGCCAGCCGCTCGCAGGTGGGGGATTTTATGGCCTGGCTCGCCCTTCAACTTCCAGGCCGCGTCTAG
- a CDS encoding AMP-binding protein, with protein MNTVPQSFDSPFSRIHDVPAYWAQRSPEAIALLDDNLALTYSALQDHIDRVKTLLTEHGVMPAHRVMLVGENSLALVVFLFAVGATGACPVVVNARLSQGEIEGIREHCDPQVMAFLPAGMNAAEEHARTYNARSWDLPELGCLHLWRAPQDASRDEGMDEIAALIYTSGTTGAPKGVMLSHSNLIFSGSTMARYRGLTERDRSYAALPMSHTMGLTSVMLSTLIAGGSVLVVPRFEVAHLVNALESSSVSLFQGVQAMYTGLLGFLKAEGRSGLKHRLRYLYAGGSPLDPTLKASVEDLFGLPLNNGYGMTETSPTICHTRLEDHRKDASVGPAIPGISIRIVDLSGQDVAQGESGELWVKGPNVMQGYFRNAAASNEVLQDGWLKTGDLASVDVDGNVHLVGRLKDVIIRSGFNVYPLEVETALNMHPSVARSAVVGRNVALNEEVVAFVELRKNMQATTRELLEWLKPRLSPYKRPAEIVFLPSLPLLTSGKIRKAELKERAASTAS; from the coding sequence ATGAATACAGTTCCTCAGTCTTTTGATTCTCCCTTTTCCAGGATTCATGATGTGCCAGCGTACTGGGCACAAAGGTCGCCTGAAGCGATAGCGCTGCTCGACGACAATCTCGCGCTGACTTACTCTGCCCTGCAGGATCACATCGATAGGGTTAAGACGCTACTGACGGAACATGGAGTGATGCCGGCACATCGGGTGATGCTGGTCGGGGAGAATAGCCTTGCACTCGTGGTCTTCCTTTTCGCGGTGGGAGCGACTGGCGCGTGTCCAGTCGTAGTTAATGCACGACTTTCTCAGGGGGAGATTGAAGGAATACGTGAGCACTGCGATCCCCAGGTCATGGCCTTCTTGCCTGCAGGAATGAACGCCGCAGAAGAGCATGCGAGGACCTATAACGCGCGCTCGTGGGACCTGCCGGAGCTGGGATGCCTTCATTTGTGGCGGGCTCCGCAAGACGCCTCTCGTGATGAAGGCATGGACGAGATTGCGGCACTGATCTACACGTCGGGCACCACCGGGGCACCCAAGGGAGTCATGCTCAGCCATTCAAACCTGATATTCAGCGGATCCACCATGGCGCGCTATCGCGGCCTGACCGAACGGGATCGAAGCTACGCTGCACTGCCCATGTCGCACACCATGGGGTTGACCAGCGTTATGCTCAGTACACTAATTGCTGGTGGGTCGGTGCTGGTGGTACCTCGATTTGAAGTTGCTCACCTGGTCAATGCGCTGGAATCATCCTCGGTTTCGCTGTTCCAGGGAGTCCAGGCAATGTACACCGGACTGCTCGGCTTTCTCAAAGCCGAAGGCCGTAGCGGACTGAAGCATCGACTTCGCTATCTCTATGCCGGTGGATCACCACTTGATCCAACGCTGAAGGCTTCGGTAGAGGACCTCTTTGGACTTCCGTTAAATAATGGCTACGGGATGACGGAGACCTCGCCCACGATTTGCCATACTCGCCTCGAGGACCACCGCAAGGACGCGTCCGTAGGACCAGCAATCCCGGGAATCAGCATCCGTATAGTCGATCTGAGCGGACAAGACGTTGCGCAGGGTGAGTCCGGAGAATTGTGGGTGAAGGGCCCGAATGTCATGCAAGGCTATTTCCGCAATGCGGCCGCGTCAAATGAGGTACTTCAAGACGGATGGCTCAAGACCGGAGACTTGGCCAGTGTCGATGTAGACGGGAATGTTCACTTGGTCGGTCGTCTAAAGGACGTAATCATCCGTTCGGGCTTCAACGTCTACCCGCTCGAGGTTGAAACAGCCTTGAACATGCATCCGTCGGTTGCTCGGTCGGCCGTCGTCGGTCGAAATGTGGCGCTCAATGAGGAGGTGGTGGCATTCGTCGAGCTACGCAAGAACATGCAGGCGACCACCCGGGAACTGCTGGAGTGGCTGAAGCCGCGATTGTCCCCCTACAAGCGCCCCGCCGAGATCGTCTTCCTGCCTTCGCTGCCGTTGCTGACAAGCGGAAAGATCCGCAAGGCTGAACTGAAGGAGCGTGCAGCAAGCACGGCGAGTTGA
- a CDS encoding IclR family transcriptional regulator yields MGKVSLLSKDSGDKEQVSALARGLQLLECFRSSQRFLSMQDLVDRTGLPKATVSRLLHTLVAQGYLEYSLVQERYYLGTGLLCLGFSALGSMGLRQIARPFLRELAEQCSASVGIAARDRHTMVYVESCASAANQNFRLSTGSRVPLATSALGRAYFCGLDEQAREHLLTSLADGQSSDSRSNRQSLEQGLKYYERSGFCISVGEWQSDVNAVGIPYRAPDGTAVLAFNICGPAYQLPEGQLSEVWGPRLVNLVRNVDAAMRPI; encoded by the coding sequence ATGGGGAAAGTTAGCCTTCTCAGTAAGGATTCGGGAGACAAAGAGCAAGTATCTGCACTTGCAAGAGGGCTGCAGTTGCTTGAGTGTTTCCGTTCGTCTCAACGCTTTCTCAGCATGCAGGATTTGGTAGACCGCACCGGCTTGCCCAAAGCTACGGTGTCCCGCCTTCTACATACCTTGGTCGCGCAGGGGTATCTGGAGTATTCGCTCGTCCAGGAGCGTTACTACCTTGGGACCGGATTGCTTTGTCTCGGTTTCTCGGCCCTTGGTTCGATGGGCCTGCGTCAGATTGCCAGGCCGTTTTTGCGAGAGCTAGCCGAGCAGTGCTCTGCATCGGTAGGTATCGCTGCACGGGACCGGCACACCATGGTCTATGTCGAAAGCTGTGCGAGTGCCGCAAACCAGAATTTCCGCCTTTCGACGGGCTCGCGGGTGCCGTTGGCGACGTCCGCTCTTGGTCGAGCCTATTTTTGTGGCCTTGACGAGCAGGCAAGAGAGCACTTGTTAACTTCACTCGCTGACGGTCAGTCTTCCGATAGTCGCTCGAACCGGCAGTCGCTTGAACAGGGGCTGAAGTATTACGAGCGATCGGGCTTTTGCATCTCCGTTGGTGAATGGCAGAGCGATGTCAACGCCGTAGGCATACCGTATCGCGCCCCTGACGGAACCGCTGTTCTGGCATTCAACATCTGCGGCCCGGCATATCAGTTGCCAGAAGGCCAACTTTCAGAGGTGTGGGGGCCACGGCTGGTAAACCTCGTGCGGAATGTTGATGCAGCCATGCGGCCGATTTGA
- a CDS encoding nitronate monooxygenase: MEAQFKTPITDLFGTRLPIVAGGLHWLADANYVAAAARAGIIGFITAASFANGAQLRAEIEKCRDLAEDRPFGVNISMLPKPTSDEKVDEYIDEIIEGGVRFVETSGRSPEAYLPRLHAAGVKVMHKAPSLRHAKKAESLGVDAVSIVGAECGGHPGVDLIGSMIQGALAGAAISIPILLGGGIGTGRQVMAALALGVDGVTIGTRFLVADEIWAHGNYKDLLITLKETDTALMMQSVRNTVRALRNTTTNIVNDLERTHAGEFSVLRPHVAGALGKQAYLSGDASAGALSLGQAVAFADRREPLARIVERIEAEMISTTNALSKFH; the protein is encoded by the coding sequence ATGGAAGCGCAGTTCAAGACACCCATTACCGACCTATTCGGCACGCGACTGCCGATCGTTGCCGGCGGATTGCATTGGCTCGCCGACGCCAACTACGTCGCGGCCGCCGCACGTGCCGGCATCATTGGCTTCATCACCGCCGCGAGCTTCGCCAATGGAGCGCAACTGAGGGCCGAGATCGAAAAATGCCGGGATCTGGCTGAGGACAGGCCCTTTGGAGTTAACATCTCGATGCTTCCAAAGCCGACATCTGACGAAAAAGTCGACGAGTACATCGATGAAATCATCGAAGGCGGTGTCCGGTTCGTAGAGACCTCCGGTCGCAGTCCGGAGGCATATCTTCCCCGCCTTCATGCAGCAGGCGTTAAAGTGATGCACAAAGCGCCATCGCTCAGGCACGCCAAGAAGGCGGAATCGCTCGGTGTCGACGCGGTGTCGATCGTCGGAGCTGAATGCGGAGGACACCCTGGTGTCGATTTGATTGGGAGCATGATTCAAGGCGCGCTCGCTGGGGCCGCGATAAGCATTCCGATCTTGCTTGGCGGCGGTATCGGCACCGGCAGACAAGTCATGGCTGCATTGGCACTTGGCGTCGATGGCGTGACAATCGGCACTCGCTTCCTTGTCGCGGATGAAATCTGGGCGCACGGCAACTATAAGGACTTGCTCATCACGCTGAAGGAAACCGACACCGCACTCATGATGCAGAGTGTTCGGAATACGGTGCGCGCCCTACGCAATACTACGACAAACATTGTCAATGATCTGGAGCGAACCCACGCCGGCGAGTTCAGCGTGCTACGCCCCCATGTCGCTGGGGCGTTAGGAAAACAAGCCTACCTGTCGGGAGATGCTTCCGCCGGCGCGCTGTCTCTGGGTCAAGCGGTGGCCTTTGCTGACCGCAGGGAACCTCTCGCAAGAATCGTTGAACGCATTGAAGCTGAGATGATCTCGACAACAAATGCGCTATCTAAATTCCATTGA